A genome region from Thermococcus gorgonarius includes the following:
- a CDS encoding DegT/DnrJ/EryC1/StrS family aminotransferase: protein MKIPLAWPVMNEEMIEAAVNALQNEKLVLGESVFKFEEEFAKYFGVKYAVSVNSGNTALLFSFQALGVNSTSEVIGPSATFIATMNGAVLLGAKPIFAEIDTTTYTIDPEDVKRKITEKTKAIVPVHLYGYPADMERLMEISEETGIPILEDCAQAHGAEYKGKKVGTFGEVAIFSFYPTKNMTVGGDGGMVITNNEEIAELVRKLRDNGRRSKNTHDVIGYTARLNTVNAAIGRVQLKYLDRWNEKRRKIASIYDKILGDLDEVITPPKPSPSVKPVYHLYVIQVPEDKRNLLGAWLEKNGIQTAIHYPIPVHLQPAYAQFGYKEGDLPLTEKWSKTVLTIPMFVEMTKEQAEYVGEKIYEFFDKRVYENNGELKREAEQWIKHLM, encoded by the coding sequence ATGAAGATACCCCTTGCTTGGCCTGTTATGAACGAAGAGATGATTGAAGCCGCAGTTAATGCCCTACAGAATGAGAAGCTGGTGCTCGGAGAGAGCGTCTTTAAATTCGAGGAAGAATTTGCAAAGTATTTTGGAGTGAAGTACGCTGTATCAGTAAACTCGGGGAATACGGCTTTGCTGTTTTCATTTCAGGCTTTGGGCGTGAACAGCACTTCAGAAGTGATCGGACCTTCAGCGACTTTCATTGCGACGATGAACGGGGCCGTTCTGCTTGGAGCCAAGCCTATCTTCGCAGAAATCGACACTACTACCTATACCATCGATCCGGAGGACGTCAAAAGGAAGATTACTGAGAAGACCAAGGCCATCGTTCCTGTTCACCTCTATGGGTACCCTGCGGATATGGAAAGGCTCATGGAAATCTCCGAAGAAACTGGGATTCCAATACTAGAGGACTGTGCCCAAGCCCACGGTGCTGAATACAAGGGCAAAAAAGTTGGAACCTTCGGGGAAGTTGCGATATTCAGCTTTTATCCAACAAAGAACATGACCGTGGGCGGAGACGGTGGGATGGTAATAACCAACAACGAGGAGATTGCAGAGCTCGTTAGAAAACTTAGAGACAATGGAAGAAGGAGCAAGAACACCCACGACGTCATTGGCTATACTGCGAGGCTCAACACTGTGAACGCCGCGATTGGAAGAGTGCAGTTGAAGTACCTCGACAGATGGAATGAAAAGAGAAGGAAGATAGCCTCAATATACGACAAGATACTGGGAGACCTTGATGAGGTTATCACGCCTCCGAAGCCTTCGCCCTCTGTAAAGCCGGTCTATCATCTTTACGTTATACAGGTTCCTGAAGATAAAAGGAATCTCCTGGGAGCATGGCTTGAAAAGAACGGCATCCAGACGGCAATCCACTATCCGATACCCGTTCATCTACAGCCTGCGTATGCCCAATTCGGATATAAAGAGGGGGACCTTCCCCTAACTGAAAAATGGTCAAAGACCGTTCTTACGATTCCCATGTTCGTTGAAATGACAAAGGAACAGGCTGAATACGTGGGAGAAAAGATATACGAATTCTTCGATAAGAGGGTTTATGAAAACAACGGAGAACTTAAGAGGGAGGCGGAACAATGGATAAAGCACTTAATGTAG
- a CDS encoding transcriptional regulator translates to MSEKKGQLFGVSLFMLSIGFIITYGYLLFFTSYWVLVSKITLFLLVTLAFGILAWVGLSMVEASNKVPLEQVKSEIEKEIFGGEDE, encoded by the coding sequence ATGAGCGAAAAGAAAGGTCAGTTGTTTGGAGTATCTCTATTTATGCTCTCGATTGGCTTTATCATAACTTATGGTTATTTGTTGTTTTTCACCAGCTATTGGGTTTTGGTTTCAAAAATAACCCTATTTTTACTCGTGACCCTTGCCTTTGGGATTTTAGCATGGGTTGGCCTCTCTATGGTTGAGGCTTCCAATAAGGTGCCATTAGAACAGGTTAAATCAGAGATTGAGAAAGAGATATTCGGAGGTGAAGATGAATGA
- a CDS encoding ferritin family protein — protein sequence MKLEELLKRVIWQENEMYNLYKLGETFATYERPELVEVFRLLAEEELRHRKTFEGLLKGKSLEETQVIDYLEALSLEPMLEDERSEPSSLEELIEDAIIREKHAYEFYSKLSEILEGSLAQIMRMMAGEELKHAYRLRFIYEGL from the coding sequence ATGAAGCTGGAGGAACTCCTCAAGAGGGTGATATGGCAGGAAAACGAGATGTACAACCTGTACAAACTCGGGGAAACGTTCGCAACCTACGAGAGGCCCGAGCTTGTTGAAGTCTTTAGGCTTTTGGCCGAGGAAGAACTGAGACACAGAAAAACCTTCGAAGGGTTGCTAAAAGGGAAAAGTCTGGAGGAGACGCAGGTAATTGACTACCTGGAAGCCCTCTCCCTGGAGCCGATGCTTGAAGACGAAAGGTCAGAGCCCTCCTCCCTGGAGGAACTCATCGAAGATGCCATAATAAGGGAGAAACACGCCTACGAGTTTTATTCAAAGCTCTCAGAAATCCTTGAGGGCTCACTGGCCCAGATAATGAGGATGATGGCCGGGGAAGAGCTCAAGCACGCCTACCGGCTGAGGTTTATATACGAGGGGCTCTGA
- a CDS encoding NAD-dependent epimerase/dehydratase family protein, with amino-acid sequence MKALVTGGAGFIGSHLVDRLMESGNEVRVLDDLSAGSIDNIKHWLENERFEFIKGDMRNPEIVERAVEGVDVVFHLAANPEVRIGAQSPELLYETNVLITYNLLNAMRDSNVEYLVFTSSSTVYGDAKVIPTPEDYAPLEPISVYGGAKLAAEALISGYAHTFEFRALVFRLANIIGERSNHGVIYDFINKLKKNPEELEILGDGTQKKSYLHVSDTVEGMLHIFEHFKKENKTIDFYNIGNDDWITVKEIAEIVSEEMGLRPRFVFTGGVDGGRGWKGDVKFMRLSIEKAKKTGWQPKLNSYEAVRRTVRELLGTA; translated from the coding sequence ATGAAAGCCCTTGTAACGGGCGGTGCTGGCTTCATAGGCTCTCACCTCGTGGACAGGCTTATGGAATCGGGGAACGAGGTTCGCGTCCTCGACGACCTGAGTGCGGGAAGCATCGACAACATCAAGCACTGGCTCGAGAACGAGCGCTTTGAGTTCATAAAGGGCGACATGAGAAACCCTGAGATCGTTGAAAGGGCCGTTGAGGGCGTTGACGTCGTCTTCCATCTCGCGGCAAACCCGGAGGTTAGAATCGGTGCCCAGAGCCCCGAACTGCTCTACGAGACCAACGTCCTCATAACCTACAATCTTCTGAATGCTATGAGGGACTCAAACGTTGAGTACCTCGTCTTCACGAGCTCCTCAACTGTCTACGGCGATGCGAAAGTAATCCCCACTCCTGAAGACTACGCCCCGCTGGAGCCGATAAGCGTCTACGGCGGGGCGAAGTTGGCGGCCGAGGCTTTAATTAGTGGCTACGCTCACACCTTTGAATTCAGGGCCTTAGTCTTCCGCCTTGCTAATATCATAGGCGAGCGCTCCAACCACGGCGTCATCTACGACTTCATCAACAAGCTGAAAAAGAACCCGGAAGAACTTGAAATCCTGGGGGATGGGACGCAGAAGAAGAGCTACCTACACGTGAGCGACACGGTTGAGGGCATGCTCCACATCTTCGAGCACTTCAAAAAGGAAAACAAAACAATCGACTTCTACAACATCGGCAACGACGACTGGATAACGGTGAAGGAGATAGCGGAGATAGTTAGCGAAGAGATGGGTCTCAGGCCGAGGTTCGTCTTCACCGGCGGTGTTGATGGCGGCCGCGGATGGAAGGGTGACGTCAAGTTCATGCGCCTAAGCATAGAAAAGGCCAAGAAAACCGGCTGGCAGCCAAAGCTGAACAGTTACGAGGCAGTCCGGAGAACCGTTCGGGAGCTCCTTGGGACGGCTTGA
- the mntA gene encoding type VII toxin-antitoxin system MntA family adenylyltransferase antitoxin, which translates to MMRIFTLPKKEKERIVKELREALMKRREILFAYLHGSFLEEGPFRDIDVGIYIRGTVNRFYEMELEEELSRLVKFPVDVRILNDAPVAFRFRAIGGKLLFSRDERARCRFEEITMAEYHDYSYYLELYRREALGIPQEDLQS; encoded by the coding sequence ATGATGAGAATCTTCACGCTCCCGAAAAAGGAGAAGGAGAGAATAGTCAAAGAACTCCGGGAAGCTTTGATGAAAAGGAGGGAAATCCTATTCGCTTACCTTCACGGTTCGTTCCTCGAGGAGGGACCGTTCAGGGATATCGATGTGGGGATTTACATAAGGGGAACCGTTAACAGGTTCTATGAAATGGAACTAGAGGAAGAGCTTAGCAGGCTTGTGAAATTCCCCGTCGATGTAAGGATTTTAAACGACGCTCCGGTAGCGTTTAGGTTTCGGGCCATAGGTGGCAAACTCCTTTTCTCGAGGGATGAAAGGGCAAGGTGCAGATTTGAGGAGATAACAATGGCGGAGTACCATGACTATTCTTATTACCTTGAACTTTACAGGAGGGAGGCCCTTGGAATTCCTCAAGAAGACCTGCAGTCATGA
- a CDS encoding glycosyltransferase family 2 protein, giving the protein MKTLIIIPAYNEELTIGSVVTLARKYGDVLVVDDGSKDRTSEIARESGAVVIRHEVNGGKGKALRTGFEYAFSNGYDFVVTIDADGQHDPDEIPALLEPLLRGEADLVIGSRFLNGAKKNIPLYRRLGLWVLNFTTNMNLGDGLKITDSQSGFRAMNRKVLGEILRVNSEGYKVESDMLVHLSEKGFRIREVSIDVRYDVPNKHKKNPVRHGFEVLAGLIGLIGYKRPLLLFGVLSLVSFIIAAGLAYWGLSPYYRGERVYLTQLIGAGIFVVIGIQLFVAGLMLNVLARMVRRE; this is encoded by the coding sequence TTGAAGACGCTGATAATAATTCCCGCCTACAACGAAGAACTAACTATTGGCTCAGTGGTGACTTTGGCCAGGAAGTATGGTGATGTGCTGGTAGTTGATGATGGCTCTAAGGACAGAACTTCCGAAATTGCCAGAGAGAGCGGGGCAGTGGTTATACGGCATGAAGTTAACGGGGGCAAGGGAAAAGCACTGAGGACGGGCTTTGAGTACGCGTTCTCCAATGGATATGACTTCGTCGTGACGATAGATGCCGATGGACAGCACGATCCTGATGAGATTCCGGCCCTCCTGGAACCTCTGCTTAGAGGAGAAGCGGATTTAGTGATAGGCTCGAGGTTTCTCAACGGTGCCAAGAAAAACATACCCCTCTACCGCAGGCTGGGTTTATGGGTTCTGAACTTCACTACGAACATGAACCTTGGAGATGGTCTTAAGATAACTGACTCTCAATCTGGCTTCAGAGCGATGAACAGGAAGGTGCTCGGAGAGATACTGCGGGTTAACAGTGAAGGCTACAAGGTTGAGAGCGATATGCTGGTGCACCTTTCAGAGAAGGGCTTCAGGATAAGAGAGGTTTCGATAGACGTCCGTTATGATGTTCCTAACAAGCACAAGAAGAACCCTGTGAGGCACGGATTCGAGGTGCTTGCGGGACTAATCGGATTGATAGGGTACAAAAGGCCGTTGCTGTTGTTTGGGGTTTTAAGTTTGGTCTCTTTCATCATTGCCGCCGGATTGGCATATTGGGGTCTCAGTCCCTATTACCGGGGTGAGAGAGTGTACTTGACCCAACTGATTGGGGCTGGGATTTTTGTGGTTATTGGGATTCAGCTGTTCGTTGCAGGGCTGATGTTGAACGTACTGGCGAGGATGGTTAGGAGGGAGTGA
- a CDS encoding sugar phosphate nucleotidyltransferase has product MKVLIMAGGYATRLWPITKDNPKALLPVGEKTILDYIMEKVSELGLETYISTNRFFEMHFRPYAEKYGVGLIVEETLHEEEKLGTIGAMKRAVDELGLDDYLVIAGDNLFSFSLRDFLRAYDGKTLIAVYDIGDLELAKRYGVVVLEEDRVVSFQEKPAQPQSTLISTGVYVFPKRVMERIDEYLSNGNRDSPGYFIQWLLEKGEPIKAYRFSDYWYDIGSADSYLEALKTLLKESHIEEIQISPYSKIIPPVVIKKGTKILGRSIIGPYAYIGEECVIENSDVSDSIIFRKTVIRNSTIWRSIIDEKCEIRNLELRKSLVGGHAKIQRGE; this is encoded by the coding sequence ATGAAAGTCCTCATAATGGCCGGTGGCTACGCGACGAGGCTCTGGCCCATAACGAAAGACAACCCAAAGGCCCTGCTCCCTGTTGGAGAGAAGACTATACTCGACTACATAATGGAGAAGGTAAGCGAGCTGGGCTTAGAGACCTACATCTCGACCAACCGCTTCTTTGAGATGCACTTCAGGCCCTACGCGGAGAAGTACGGGGTTGGATTAATCGTGGAAGAGACCCTCCATGAAGAAGAGAAGCTCGGCACCATAGGGGCGATGAAGAGAGCGGTTGATGAGCTTGGTCTTGACGACTACCTCGTCATAGCGGGCGACAACCTCTTCTCGTTTTCTCTTCGGGACTTTCTGAGAGCCTACGACGGCAAAACACTGATAGCGGTCTACGATATAGGCGACCTTGAGCTGGCAAAGCGCTACGGTGTGGTCGTCCTTGAGGAGGATAGGGTTGTTTCATTCCAGGAGAAACCAGCCCAGCCTCAGTCCACGCTCATAAGCACCGGCGTTTACGTCTTTCCAAAGAGGGTTATGGAGCGCATAGATGAGTACCTATCAAACGGGAACAGGGATTCGCCGGGCTATTTCATTCAGTGGCTTTTGGAGAAGGGGGAACCGATAAAGGCTTACCGCTTCTCGGACTACTGGTACGACATAGGAAGCGCAGACAGCTATCTTGAAGCACTTAAAACCCTCCTTAAGGAGAGTCACATCGAGGAAATTCAAATAAGCCCGTACTCTAAGATAATTCCGCCGGTGGTTATAAAGAAAGGCACCAAAATCCTCGGCCGCTCGATAATTGGGCCCTACGCGTACATCGGCGAGGAGTGCGTCATTGAGAACTCCGACGTCAGCGACTCAATAATCTTCAGGAAGACCGTGATAAGGAACTCGACTATATGGCGCTCCATCATCGACGAGAAATGTGAGATAAGGAACCTTGAGCTGAGGAAAAGCCTCGTCGGCGGGCACGCTAAGATACAGAGGGGAGAATGA
- a CDS encoding phosphoribosyltransferase — translation MDKVYLTWWQVDRAIFALAEELRKNFMPDVIVGVARGGLIPAVRLSHILGDVEVKVIDVKFYKDINERMEKPVITIPLHGSLEGKKVVIVDDVSDTGKTLEVVIDEVRKAGASEVKVACLSMKPWTKVVPDFYVFRTDKWIVFPWEEFPVVVRE, via the coding sequence ATGGACAAGGTCTATCTCACCTGGTGGCAGGTTGATAGGGCGATATTTGCACTAGCCGAGGAGCTAAGGAAAAATTTCATGCCGGACGTGATAGTCGGAGTTGCGAGAGGCGGACTCATTCCAGCCGTGAGGCTCAGCCACATCCTCGGCGACGTCGAGGTCAAGGTTATCGACGTTAAGTTCTACAAGGACATAAACGAGAGGATGGAGAAGCCCGTGATAACGATTCCGCTTCACGGCTCGCTGGAGGGTAAGAAGGTCGTCATAGTGGACGACGTCAGTGACACCGGGAAGACTCTTGAGGTCGTCATTGACGAGGTCAGGAAGGCTGGAGCGAGCGAGGTTAAAGTTGCATGCCTCAGCATGAAGCCCTGGACGAAGGTTGTTCCTGACTTCTACGTCTTCAGGACTGACAAGTGGATAGTCTTCCCCTGGGAGGAGTTCCCTGTCGTTGTGAGGGAGTAA
- a CDS encoding HAD-IIA family hydrolase: MIGLIFDMDGVIYRGNKPVEGARELMEFLKRRGIPFIFLTNNSTKDPAMYREKLLSMGIDVPEDRIVTSGLATRLYMEKHFRPGKVFVIGGKGLLREMERLGWGVIDVEKARKGEWKEIEYVVVGLDPDLTYEKLKYATLAIRNGAKFIGTNPDTTYPAEEGLYPGAGAIIAAIKAATDMEPLIVGKPNEPVYEVARDKLKGVDEIWMLGDRLDTDVAFAKRFGMKAVMVLTGVSTLEDIERSDMKPDLVLPNVGELIKYLEVVEEEE, translated from the coding sequence ATGATCGGACTGATCTTTGACATGGACGGTGTGATCTACCGAGGGAACAAACCCGTGGAAGGTGCGAGAGAGTTAATGGAATTCCTGAAGAGGAGGGGGATTCCCTTCATATTCCTCACCAACAACTCAACCAAAGACCCGGCCATGTACCGGGAAAAGCTCCTCTCAATGGGAATAGATGTTCCCGAAGACAGGATCGTAACCTCGGGACTCGCCACCAGGCTCTACATGGAGAAGCACTTCAGGCCCGGAAAAGTTTTTGTTATAGGTGGAAAGGGCCTGCTGAGGGAGATGGAACGCCTAGGCTGGGGAGTTATCGACGTAGAAAAAGCCAGAAAAGGTGAGTGGAAGGAAATAGAATACGTCGTTGTTGGCCTCGACCCGGATTTGACCTACGAAAAGCTCAAGTACGCCACACTGGCCATAAGAAACGGGGCGAAGTTCATAGGAACGAACCCGGACACAACTTATCCAGCGGAAGAAGGCCTATATCCCGGGGCAGGGGCGATAATAGCCGCAATAAAGGCCGCAACCGACATGGAACCTCTGATAGTAGGCAAACCCAACGAGCCGGTTTATGAGGTGGCCAGGGACAAGCTGAAGGGCGTCGATGAGATCTGGATGTTAGGGGACAGACTCGATACCGACGTGGCCTTTGCAAAGCGCTTCGGCATGAAGGCCGTGATGGTTCTTACCGGAGTGAGCACGTTGGAAGATATCGAGAGGAGCGATATGAAACCCGACCTAGTCCTTCCGAACGTCGGGGAACTGATTAAATACCTTGAGGTAGTGGAGGAAGAGGAATGA
- a CDS encoding adenosylcobalamin-dependent ribonucleoside-diphosphate reductase has protein sequence MPVEKVMKRDGRIVPFDKERIRWAIQRAMLEVGIHDEKLLNKVVRRVVRRINELYDGQIPNIENIQDIVELELMRAGLFDVAKAYIIYRKKKAEIREEKKKILNKDKLDEIDKRFSLNALRVLASRYLIRNEKGEIIESPKELFERVATLAVIPDLLYDERVFDREGNHEQDLKRVNYYLEHFEEFDGRYSIGRFKLNKYHFERMVNLYRELAEKGKMKISIDEFLSMLENGAFDDYEAEIEEYFRLMAGQVFMPNTPALINSGRPLGMLSACFVVPIEDDMESIMKAAHDVAMIQKMGGGTGVNFSKLRPEGDFVGSTAGAASGPVSFMHLIDAVSDVIKQGGVRRGANMGILEVWHPDIEKFIHAKERNTGTNVLSNFNISVGIWEDFWEALKEGKRYPLVNPRTGEKVKEIDPKSLFEELAFMAWAKADPGVVFFDVINRRNVLTEAKGGPIRATNPCGEEPLYDYESCNLASINLAKFVKYDDEGKPYFDWDEYAYVIQKVAKYLDNAIDVNKFPLPEIDRNTKLTRRIGVGMMGLADALFKLGIPYNSEEGFAFMRKATEYLTFYAYKYSIEAAKKRGAFPLYEKSRYKDGELPVEGFYHREIWNLPWDELVEDIKKYGVRNAMVTTCPPTGSVSMIADTSSGIEPIFALVYKKSVTVGEFYYVDPVFEAELKKRGLYNDEILKKISDNYGSVQGLEEIPEEVQRVFVTAMDIHWLDHILAQANIQLWLTDSASKTINMPNDATVEDVKAAYLLAYKLGCKGVTVYRDGSLSVQVYSVEGEKKKRVPAKPSKYAIEKLKAVVEAEPWLARFINVEAILNGTNGKKDAEKPGLTFSVSHVSAPKPIHEHPHHAEKPDIPEEKIRELLGVAYCPVCYEKDGELVELRMESGCATCPRCGWSKCVIS, from the coding sequence ATGCCTGTTGAAAAAGTGATGAAAAGAGATGGTAGAATAGTGCCATTTGATAAGGAGCGTATAAGGTGGGCTATACAGAGGGCAATGCTTGAGGTCGGAATCCACGACGAGAAGCTTCTCAACAAAGTCGTCAGAAGGGTTGTCAGAAGGATAAACGAGCTCTACGACGGGCAAATCCCGAACATAGAGAACATCCAGGACATAGTAGAGCTCGAGCTCATGAGAGCAGGGCTTTTTGACGTTGCCAAGGCTTACATAATCTACCGCAAGAAGAAGGCCGAGATAAGGGAGGAGAAGAAGAAAATCCTCAACAAAGACAAGCTGGATGAAATCGACAAGCGCTTCTCTCTAAACGCCCTCCGCGTTTTGGCATCCCGCTACCTCATAAGGAACGAGAAGGGGGAAATCATTGAAAGCCCAAAAGAACTCTTCGAGAGAGTCGCAACTCTGGCGGTGATTCCGGATCTGCTCTACGATGAGCGGGTTTTTGACAGGGAAGGCAACCATGAACAGGATTTAAAGAGGGTCAACTACTACCTGGAACACTTTGAGGAGTTCGACGGAAGGTACTCAATAGGTCGCTTTAAGCTGAACAAGTACCACTTCGAGAGAATGGTAAACCTCTACCGCGAGCTCGCTGAGAAGGGCAAGATGAAGATTTCCATAGACGAGTTTTTGAGCATGCTGGAAAACGGCGCCTTTGACGACTACGAGGCTGAAATCGAGGAGTACTTCAGGCTGATGGCTGGTCAAGTTTTCATGCCCAACACTCCAGCCCTCATAAACTCCGGAAGGCCCCTCGGCATGCTCTCAGCCTGCTTCGTCGTTCCAATAGAGGACGACATGGAGAGTATCATGAAGGCGGCGCACGACGTGGCCATGATACAGAAAATGGGGGGTGGTACTGGAGTTAATTTCTCAAAACTTCGTCCGGAGGGTGATTTCGTCGGTTCCACTGCCGGAGCGGCCTCGGGCCCGGTCTCGTTCATGCACCTCATAGATGCCGTCAGCGACGTAATAAAGCAGGGTGGCGTGAGGCGTGGAGCCAACATGGGCATCCTCGAGGTCTGGCATCCCGACATAGAGAAGTTCATCCACGCCAAGGAGAGAAACACGGGAACAAACGTCCTCAGCAACTTCAACATAAGCGTCGGCATCTGGGAGGACTTCTGGGAGGCACTAAAAGAAGGCAAGCGCTACCCGCTTGTGAACCCGAGAACCGGCGAGAAGGTCAAAGAGATTGACCCTAAGAGCCTCTTTGAAGAGTTGGCCTTCATGGCCTGGGCCAAGGCGGACCCAGGGGTTGTTTTCTTCGACGTCATCAACAGAAGGAACGTCCTGACGGAAGCAAAGGGAGGGCCGATAAGGGCCACCAACCCCTGCGGTGAAGAGCCCCTCTACGACTACGAGAGCTGCAATCTGGCCAGCATAAATCTTGCAAAGTTCGTGAAGTATGACGACGAAGGAAAGCCCTACTTTGACTGGGACGAGTACGCCTACGTGATACAGAAGGTCGCGAAGTACCTCGACAACGCAATCGATGTAAACAAGTTCCCGCTGCCGGAGATAGACCGCAACACAAAACTCACGAGAAGGATAGGCGTCGGAATGATGGGTTTGGCGGATGCACTCTTCAAGCTCGGAATCCCCTACAACAGTGAGGAAGGCTTTGCCTTCATGAGAAAAGCCACCGAATATCTGACGTTCTACGCCTACAAGTACTCAATTGAGGCCGCTAAAAAGCGCGGAGCCTTCCCGCTCTACGAGAAGAGCAGGTATAAGGACGGTGAACTGCCCGTCGAGGGCTTCTACCACCGCGAAATATGGAACCTGCCTTGGGACGAGCTTGTTGAGGACATAAAGAAGTATGGAGTCAGAAACGCCATGGTCACGACCTGCCCGCCGACCGGCTCCGTCTCGATGATAGCCGACACATCAAGCGGAATCGAGCCGATATTTGCCCTCGTATACAAGAAAAGCGTGACAGTTGGCGAGTTCTACTACGTTGACCCGGTCTTTGAGGCCGAGCTCAAGAAACGCGGGCTATACAACGATGAGATACTGAAGAAGATAAGCGACAACTACGGCTCGGTCCAGGGACTTGAGGAGATTCCAGAGGAGGTGCAGAGGGTCTTCGTGACGGCCATGGACATCCACTGGCTCGACCACATATTAGCGCAGGCCAACATCCAGCTCTGGCTCACAGATTCAGCGAGCAAGACCATAAACATGCCGAACGATGCAACGGTTGAGGACGTTAAGGCCGCTTATCTGCTCGCCTACAAGCTCGGCTGTAAGGGTGTCACAGTCTACCGCGACGGCTCGCTCTCGGTCCAGGTTTACAGTGTCGAGGGAGAGAAAAAGAAGCGCGTTCCGGCGAAGCCGAGCAAATACGCGATTGAGAAGCTCAAGGCGGTTGTCGAAGCCGAGCCGTGGCTGGCGCGCTTCATCAACGTCGAAGCTATACTCAACGGTACGAACGGGAAGAAGGACGCTGAGAAACCAGGACTGACCTTCTCAGTTTCCCATGTCTCGGCTCCAAAGCCCATCCACGAGCACCCGCACCACGCCGAGAAGCCCGACATCCCCGAGGAGAAAATAAGAGAACTCTTAGGCGTTGCCTACTGCCCCGTCTGCTACGAGAAAGACGGCGAGCTCGTCGAGCTTAGGATGGAGAGCGGCTGTGCAACCTGCCCACGCTGCGGCTGGAGCAAGTGCGTCATAAGTTAG
- the thpR gene encoding RNA 2',3'-cyclic phosphodiesterase translates to MRAFIAIDVSDEVRDNLLKAQKRIGSKAAKIKFVERENFHVTLKFLGEIDEATAKEVKKVLAEIAKKHKKHRVRVKGIGVFPNPNYVRVIWAGIENDEGLKAIAQDVEKEMRRLGFKKEKDFVAHITIGRVKFVKDKLELAMALKDLANEDFGEFEVSAIELKKSTLTPKGPIYETVARFELAE, encoded by the coding sequence ATGAGGGCGTTCATAGCGATTGACGTCAGCGACGAAGTTAGGGACAATCTCCTAAAGGCCCAGAAAAGGATAGGGAGTAAAGCGGCAAAAATAAAGTTCGTTGAGCGCGAGAACTTTCACGTAACGCTCAAGTTCCTCGGTGAGATAGACGAAGCAACCGCTAAAGAAGTCAAGAAGGTTCTAGCGGAGATAGCTAAGAAGCATAAAAAGCACCGCGTCCGCGTTAAGGGCATCGGCGTCTTCCCGAACCCCAACTACGTGAGGGTAATCTGGGCGGGCATAGAAAACGACGAGGGGCTTAAGGCGATAGCTCAGGATGTTGAGAAGGAGATGCGTCGCTTGGGCTTCAAGAAAGAGAAAGACTTCGTTGCACACATCACAATTGGCCGCGTCAAGTTCGTGAAGGACAAGCTTGAGCTGGCGATGGCGCTGAAAGACCTCGCCAACGAGGACTTTGGTGAGTTCGAGGTTAGCGCGATAGAGCTCAAAAAGAGCACGCTGACGCCTAAGGGGCCGATCTACGAGACGGTGGCGAGGTTCGAGCTGGCGGAGTGA